Proteins from a single region of Ananas comosus cultivar F153 linkage group 3, ASM154086v1, whole genome shotgun sequence:
- the LOC109707792 gene encoding uncharacterized protein LOC109707792, with translation MLFLALKLVAATTAAAAPTSIPSLPLGSSAAARSPPARWPSPRRQTSPPSTPPRPSTSLRPSPWPPWPLLPPLRSCPCFPSCSFSSSSFSLLSSSADYARSSGALGIGAVGRVSCLIESEPAFKRSRSIGFQLPRSRSIVVTSGHGISGGGEGEAKRRGWAALWLFSRSAAAAAAAEAEGVKLSRWRSGFGGGGEGKGKGRHWHFLSPMKAFGLR, from the exons atgttatTCTTAG CTCTTAAATTAGTTGCCGcaaccaccgccgccgccgccccaaCCTCTATCCCTTCATTACCCCTTGGCTCGTCTGCCGCCGCTCGCTCTCCACCCGCGCGCTGGCCCTCCCCTCGGCGGCAGACATCTCCGCCCTCAACGCCCCCGCGGCCCTCGACGTCCCTGCGGCCCTCGCCGTGGCCTCCGTGGCCGCTCCTGCCGCCGCTGCGCTCTTGCCCCTGCTTCCCCTCCTGTTCTTTCTCGTCGTCGTCCTTCTCTTTGCTCTCCTCCTCTGCCGATTACGCGAGATCCTCGGGAGCATTGGGGATCGGGGCGGTAGGGAGGGTTTCGTGCCTCATCGAGAGCGAGCCCGCCTTCAAGCGCTCCAGATCCATCGGATTCCAGCTCCCGCGCTCCAGATCGATCGTCGTCACCTCCGGTCATGGCAtcagcggaggaggagagggggaggcgAAGAGGCGGGGATGGGCGGCGCTGTGGCTGTTCTCGAGgtcggcggcagcagcggctgcggcggaggcggagggggtGAAGTTGTCGAGATGGAGATCAGGTTTCGGAGGTGGAGGAGAGGGGAAAGGCAAGGGGCGGCATTGGCACTTTCTGAGCCCAATGAAAGCTTTTGGGTTAAGGTAG
- the LOC109707793 gene encoding pentatricopeptide repeat-containing protein At1g20230-like, translating to MVRSPTVSCRSSSLLLFIRSLPLPPDPFLLPSTFKACAALRSLRSARQLHCIAAVSGLSSDPFVQSALVHAYLKCDSLRDAHRVFDRMAPRTVVPWSAIIAGYAAAGRVHESTNLLQDMQTAGVPPNLITWNGLIAGFSLSLSLSREAPAKRREPAAGRGFAAEATRGGLRVRLLLVV from the coding sequence ATGGTGCGGAGTCCCACCGTCTCTTGCCGATcatcttcccttctcctcttcATTCGGTCCCTTCCCCTCCCGCCCGACCCCTTCCTCCTCCCCTCCACCTTCAAGGCCTGCGCGGCCCTCCGCTCCCTCCGCTCTGCTCGCCAGCTCCACTGCATCGCCGCCGTCTCCGGCCTGTCCTCCGACCCCTTCGTCCAGTCCGCCCTCGTCCACGCCTACCTCAAATGCGACTCCCTCCGCGACGCCCACCGAGTGTTCGACAGAATGGCCCCCAGGACCGTCGTCCCCTGGAGCGCCATCATCGCCGGATACGCCGCCGCCGGACGCGTCCACGAGTCCACCAATCTCCTCCAAGACATGCAGACCGCCGGCGTCCCTCCCAATCTGATCACCTGGAACGGCCTCATCGCCGGNttctctctctccctctctctctcgcgcgagGCACCCGCAAAACGCAGGGAGCCCGCTGCAGGGCGGGGGTTCGCTGCGGAGGCGACGCGTGGCGGGTTGAGGGTTCGCCTTTTATTAGTTGTATAG
- the LOC109707115 gene encoding pentatricopeptide repeat-containing protein At1g20230-like produces MVPSPTVSCRSSSLLLFIRSLPLPPDPFLLPSTFKACAALRSLRSARQLHCIAAVSGLSSDPFVQSALVHAYLKCDSLRDAHRVFDRMAPRTVVPWSAIIAGYAAAGRVHQSINLLHDMQTAGVPPNLITWNGLIAGFNRSGCSRQTALMLRRMHAEGFLPDAASISSALPSVADAEDVRLGGQIHGCSIKIGWQTDACVVSALIDMYGKCGCATEMARVFDETAQTDVPSANALVAGLSRNGLAADALRAFRRFRDRGMALNVVSWTSIVTCCAQNGRDMEALELFREMQVVGIEPNSVTIPCVLPAFANIAALMHGRSTHCFSLRKGFIGDVYVGSALVDMYAKCGRIKDARTMFDAMPVRNVVSWNAMLGGYSMHGKAAECIELFELMQRSKEKPDFITLTCVLSACAQAGRTKEGQLYFDRMYQEYGVVPRMEHYACMVNLLGRAGKLREAYDLIEQMPMEADACIWGALLSSCRVYGNVSLGETAAEKLFELEPGNAGNYVLLSNIYAAKGMWDGVDKIRGAMRSMGLRKDPGCSWTEIKDKVHMLLAGDNSHPQMKQITERLEKLAVEMRRLGYLPSTDFVLQDVEDQEKEHILCGHSEKLAVGLGLISTSPGTPLRVIKNLRICGDCHAAIKFVSRFEGREILVRDTNRFHHFKDGACSCGDYW; encoded by the coding sequence ATGGTGCCGAGTCCCACCGTCTCTTGCCGATcatcttcccttctcctcttcATTCGGTCCCTTCCCCTCCCGCCCGACCCCTTCCTCCTCCCCTCCACCTTCAAGGCCTGCGCGGCCCTCCGCTCCCTCCGCTCTGCTCGCCAGCTCCACTGCATCGCCGCCGTCTCCGGCCTGTCCTCCGACCCCTTCGTCCAGTCCGCCCTCGTCCACGCCTACCTCAAATGCGACTCCCTCCGCGACGCCCACCGAGTGTTCGACAGAATGGCCCCCAGGACCGTCGTCCCCTGGAGCGCCATCATCGCCGGATACGCCGCCGCCGGACGCGTCCACCAGTCCATCAATCTCCTCCACGACATGCAGACCGCCGGCGTCCCTCCCAATCTGATCACCTGGAACGGCCTCATCGCCGGCTTCAACCGTAGCGGGTGCTCCCGGCAGACGGCACTGATGCTTCGGAGAATGCACGCCGAAGGCTTTCTTCCCGACGCGGCGAGCATCTCGAGCGCCCTTCCTTCGGTCGCCGACGCGGAGGATGTCCGGCTGGGCGGGCAAATACACGGCTGTTCGATCAAGATCGGATGGCAGACGGATGCTTGCGTGGTCAGCGCGCTCATCGACATGTACGGCAAGTGCGGCTGCGCGACGGAGATGGCCCGAGTGTTCGACGAAACGGCGCAGACGGACGTCCCTTCTGCCAACGCCCTCGTCGCCGGCCTCTCCCGGAACGGCCTTGCTGCCGACGCGCTGCGCGCGTTCAGGCGGTTCCGCGATCGAGGGATGGCGCTGAACGTCGTGTCCTGGACCTCGATCGTCACGTGCTGCGCGCAGAACGGAAGGGACATGGAAGCGTTGGAGCTATTCAGGGAGATGCAAGTAGTAGGAATAGAGCCCAATTCGGTCACGATCCCTTGCGTTTTGCCGGCTTTCGCTAACATCGCCGCTCTGATGCACGGCAGGTCGACCCACTGCTTCTCTCTCAGGAAAGGGTTTATCGGTGACGTTTACGTTGGTAGTGCTCTCGTGGACATGTATGCAAAGTGCGGAAGGATTAAGGATGCGCGAACTATGTTCGACGCTATGCCCGTGAGGAACGTAGTGTCTTGGAATGCAATGTTGGGCGGGTACTCAATGCACGGGAAGGCGGCGGAGTGTATAGAGTTATTCGAGCTGATGCAGAGATCTAAGGAAAAGCCCGATTTCATAACCCTCACTTGTGTGCTGTCTGCTTGTGCCCAAGCCGGTCGGACCAAAGAGGGGCAACTCTACTTCGACAGAATGTATCAGGAGTACGGAGTCGTTCCGAGAATGGAGCATTATGCTTGCATGGTTAACCTCCTCGGCCGCGCGGGCAAGCTGAGGGAGGCGTACGATTTAATCGAGCAGATGCCGATGGAGGCCGACGCCTGTATTTGGGGGGCTTTATTGAGCTCTTGTCGGGTTTATGGCAATGTGAGTTTGGGGGAGACTGCTGCGGAGAAGCTGTTCGAATTGGAGCCAGGAAATGCTGGGAATTATGTGTTACTTTCAAACATTTATGctgcgaaggggatgtgggatGGGGTGGATAAGATAAGGGGTGCGATGAGGAGCATGGGATTGAGGAAAGACCCGGGCTGCAGTTGGACTGAGATTAAGGATAAAGTGCATATGCTGTTGGCAGGGGATAACTCTCACCCGCAGATGAAGCAAATTACCGAGAGATTGGAGAAGCTCGCGGTGGAAATGAGGAGATTGGGATACCTTCCGAGTACGGACTTTGTATTGCAGGATGTGGAGGACCAAGAGAAGGAGCATATCCTATGCGGGCACAGCGAGAAATTGGCAGTGGGACTGGGGCTCATAAGCACGAGTCCTGGAACTCCACTTCGGGTGATTAAGAACCTCAGGATCTGTGGTGACTGTCATGCTGCTATCAAGTTCGTATCTAGGTTCGAAGGAAGAGAGATACTCGTCAGGGATACTAATAGGTTTCATCACTTCAAGGATGGAGCATGCTCTTGTGGGGATTACTGGTGA
- the LOC109707968 gene encoding CTL-like protein DDB_G0288717 yields the protein MGSGIGESQPSIYPDPAPLLLPSSSSATSEPYPSPISFVPSPRPFRDLPLASLFLLLSLSTLSLGLFALFRRNPDATRADLFYFDPSTSSCVLSDPRLSSSHFSSSSSFVKDLTLTLVATFLLAAPIALALLWILRRYTKQVVYAAVPFFVLTPALLNAYWFAACTLAEGCRAAFPLAYRVLVLVFVFVLVAIILWIVVANWSRVELTIHIVRVAAAALAENLALLAVLPLLGLGLLVYFAPIVVFLVFATWNGEVVAREREGARGERHYACVWKQDAWVPAYFALAIITMVWSAATMVEAKVYVISGTIAQWYFAKEGTRPTKSLRSSLRNAFGPSFGTICFSGMVMGAVRFVRAVVDSANQENETRGFVNLVLKCCANFLFLAFDFVNKFTINFAAITGEAYCSAARTSYDLLKRNLLSAVFVETVSTRVLIGIIFVLSAFYAIVVCAILKAVSALGVKMYLVAALAWLLLMVVLGYFVHVLDNVVDTVYVCYAIDRDKGEVNKQDVHEVYVQLPLSRNHRPPLSSRSPLIV from the exons ATGGGGAGCGGCATCGGCGAATCTCAGCCGTCCATCTACCCCGACCccgcccccctcctcctcccctcgtCGTCGTCCGCAACCTCCGAACCCTACCCCTCCCCCATCTCCTTCGTCCCCTCCCCTCGCCCCTTCCGCGACCTCCCCCTcgcctccctcttcctcctcctctccctctccaccCTCTCCCTCGGCCTCTTCGCCCTCTTCCGCCGCAACCCCGACGCAACCCGCGCCGACCTCTTCTACTTCGacccctccacctcctcctgCGTCCTCTCCGACCCCCGCCTCTCCTCCTCCCACttctcgtcgtcctcctccttcgTCAAGgatctaaccctaaccctagtcgCCACCTTCCTCCTCGCTGCCCCGATCGCGCTCGCCCTGCTCTGGATCCTGAGGCGATACACTAAACAGGTGGTGTACGCCGCGGTCCCCTTCTTCGTCCTCACCCCCGCACTCCTCAACGCCTACTGGTTCGCCGCGTGCACGCTCGCTGAGGGGTGCCGCGCCGCGTTCCCCCTCGCCTACcgcgtcctcgtcctcgtcttcgtcttcgtcctcGTCGCGATCATCCTCTGGATCGTCGTCGCGAACTGGTCCCGCGTCGAGCTCACGATCCACATCGTGCGGGTCGCCGCCGCGGCACTCGCGGAGAACCTTGCGCTGCTCGCGGTGCTGCCGCTGCTGGGGTTGGGGCTCCTCGTGTACTTCGCCCCGATCGTGGTGTTCCTGGTGTTCGCGACGTGGAACGGGGAGGTGGTggcgagggagagggagggggcgAGAGGGGAGCGGCACTACGCGTGCGTGTGGAAGCAGGACGCGTGGGTGCCCGCGTACTTCGCCTTGGCCATCATCACGATGGTGTGGTCCGCGGCAACGATGGTGGAGGCGAAGGTGTACGTGATCAGTGGGACTATAGCGCAGTGGTACTTCGCCAAGGAGGGGACGAGGCCTACTAAGAGCTTGAGGAGTTCTTTAAG GAATGCTTTTGGCCCCTCTTTTGGCACAATTTGTTTCTCAGGAATGGTTATGGGTGCCGTACGCTTTGTACGTGCTGTTGTAGACAGTGCAAACCAAGAGAACGAAACTCGAGGATTTGTAAACCTCGTTCTCAAGTGTTGTGCCAATTTTTTGTTCTTGGCATTTGACTTTGTCAAcaaatttactataaattttgcTGCAATAACGGGCGAAGCTTACTGTTCTGCTGCGAGGACGAGTTACGATCTTCTAAAGCGGAATCTCTTGTCTGCTGTTTTTGTTGAGACAGTCTCCACACGCGTGCTAATTGGGATAATTTTTGTCCTCTCAGCATTCTATGCTATTGTG GTCTGTGCAATCCTAAAGGCTGTCAGCGCTCTGGGTGTCAAGATGTACTTAGTCGCAGCACTTGCATGGCTTCTTCTCATGGTCGTGTTGGGTTACTTTGTACATGTGTTGGATAATGTCGTCGACACCGTCTATGTGTGCTACGCCATCGATAGGGACAAGGGCGAAGTGAACAAGCAGGATGTGCATGAGGTTTATGTACAGCTCCCTCTTAGTAGGAATCACCGGCCCCCTCTTAGCAGTAGAAGTCCATTAATAGTCTAA